Proteins encoded in a region of the Mesoflavibacter profundi genome:
- the fumC gene encoding class II fumarate hydratase, with the protein MEYRIEKDTMGEVKVPADKLWGAQTERSRNNFKIGAAASMPLEIVYGFAYLKKAAAYTNCELGVLPVEKRDLIAKVCDEILEGKHDDQFPLVIWQTGSGTQSNMNVNEVIANRAHQLAGKTIGEGEKTIQPNDDVNKSQSSNDTFPTGMHIAAYTKIVKTTIPGVKQLRDTLKKKSEEFKNVVKIGRTHLMDATPLTLGQEFSGYVSQLDHGLKALENTLDHLKELALGGTAVGTGLNTPKGYSKRVAEFIAEFTGLPFITAPNKFEALAAHDAIVESHGALKQLAVSLNKIANDIRMMASGPRSGIGEIIIPANEPGSSIMPGKVNPTQCEALTMVCAQVMGNDVAVTVGGTQGHYELNVFKPMMAANILQSAQLIGDACVSFDVNCASGIEPNHTVIKELLNNSLMLVTALNTKIGYYKAAEIANTAHKNGTTLKEEAINLGYVSAEDYDEWVKPEDMVGSLK; encoded by the coding sequence ATGGAATACAGAATAGAAAAAGATACAATGGGAGAAGTTAAAGTGCCTGCAGACAAACTTTGGGGCGCACAAACAGAACGCTCTCGTAATAATTTTAAAATTGGTGCAGCTGCATCTATGCCTTTAGAAATTGTTTACGGTTTTGCTTACCTTAAAAAAGCTGCTGCTTACACTAACTGCGAACTTGGTGTTTTACCAGTAGAAAAACGCGATTTAATCGCTAAAGTTTGTGACGAAATTTTAGAAGGAAAACACGACGATCAATTTCCTTTAGTTATATGGCAAACTGGTTCTGGTACGCAATCTAATATGAATGTTAACGAGGTTATTGCTAACCGTGCACATCAATTAGCTGGAAAAACTATTGGTGAAGGCGAAAAAACTATTCAACCAAACGACGATGTAAATAAATCTCAGTCGTCTAACGATACGTTTCCAACAGGTATGCATATCGCAGCTTACACAAAAATTGTAAAAACAACAATTCCTGGTGTTAAGCAATTAAGGGATACATTAAAGAAAAAATCTGAAGAGTTTAAAAATGTTGTAAAAATTGGTCGTACACACCTTATGGATGCAACACCTTTAACTTTAGGTCAAGAATTTTCTGGATACGTATCGCAATTAGATCACGGTTTAAAAGCTTTAGAAAACACTTTAGATCATCTAAAAGAATTAGCTTTAGGTGGAACTGCTGTAGGAACAGGTTTAAATACGCCTAAAGGCTATTCTAAACGTGTCGCAGAATTTATAGCAGAATTTACAGGTTTACCTTTTATTACTGCTCCTAATAAATTTGAAGCTTTAGCTGCTCACGATGCAATTGTAGAAAGTCATGGCGCATTAAAACAACTTGCAGTGTCTTTAAATAAAATAGCTAACGATATTCGTATGATGGCTTCTGGTCCAAGATCTGGTATTGGAGAGATTATTATACCAGCTAATGAGCCTGGAAGTTCTATCATGCCTGGTAAAGTTAACCCAACACAATGCGAGGCTTTAACTATGGTTTGTGCACAAGTTATGGGTAACGATGTTGCTGTAACTGTTGGTGGTACACAAGGACATTACGAGCTTAATGTTTTTAAACCTATGATGGCTGCTAACATTTTACAATCTGCACAACTTATTGGTGATGCGTGTGTAAGTTTTGATGTAAATTGTGCTTCTGGTATAGAGCCAAACCATACTGTAATTAAAGAATTACTAAATAATTCTTTAATGTTAGTAACCGCTTTAAATACTAAAATTGGATATTATAAAGCTGCCGAAATTGCAAATACAGCACATAAAAACGGTACAACGTTAAAAGAAGAAGCTATTAATTTAGGTTACGTAAGTGCAGAAGATTATGACGAATGGGTTAAACCAGAAGACATGGTTGGAAGCTTAAAGTAA
- a CDS encoding cyclase family protein gives MTKIIDLSQEIYEGMPVYKDLPQVKMSVHNSHEEWDGIKNPIEKTPAVHKLELGEHTGTHVDAINHMAKIYEGQSIDKMPLSMFYTKGICLDLSYKTLKELIEVEDLIEACNLHKLTIKKNDTVLLYTNHYRQYFNTQFWSDGPGLSVKAARWLGEQGIAAFGVETMSPGIPKVSNKEVHHICGELGFTHYENMINLHKLIGKGRFRFIGLPLKIRGGTGSPVRAVAVFE, from the coding sequence ATGACTAAAATTATTGACTTAAGTCAAGAAATTTATGAAGGTATGCCTGTCTATAAAGACTTACCTCAAGTAAAAATGAGTGTGCATAATAGTCATGAAGAATGGGACGGAATTAAAAATCCTATAGAGAAAACACCAGCTGTACATAAATTAGAACTTGGTGAGCATACAGGAACACATGTAGATGCTATTAACCATATGGCAAAAATTTATGAAGGACAGTCTATAGATAAAATGCCTTTATCTATGTTTTATACCAAAGGAATTTGTTTAGATCTTTCTTATAAAACATTAAAAGAACTAATTGAAGTAGAGGATCTTATTGAAGCCTGTAATTTGCATAAATTAACCATCAAAAAAAACGATACTGTACTTTTATATACCAATCATTATAGGCAATATTTTAATACACAATTTTGGTCTGATGGTCCTGGATTGTCTGTAAAAGCTGCACGTTGGTTAGGCGAACAAGGTATTGCTGCTTTTGGTGTAGAAACGATGTCTCCTGGAATACCTAAGGTATCTAATAAAGAAGTACACCATATTTGTGGAGAACTAGGTTTTACACATTATGAAAATATGATAAATCTACACAAACTAATAGGAAAAGGAAGGTTTAGGTTTATTGGTTTGCCTCTAAAAATTAGAGGCGGAACAGGTTCTCCTGTAAGAGCTGTTGCAGTTTTTGAATAG
- the hutI gene encoding imidazolonepropionase has protein sequence MSILITNIKSLVQVRENCPSFLAGKDMKTIPVIENAYVLVDNDTIVDYGKMDDINGLTADQIIDATGRIVLPTWCDSHTHIVYAGNREQEFVDRINGLSYEEIANRGGGILNSAKTLQNTSEEDLYNQSINRLKSVIKLGTGAIEIKSGYGLTTDAELKMLRVIKKIKQDFPVKVKATFLGAHALPLEFKDNKQGYLDLIINEILPKIAKENLADYIDVFCEKGYFDLEDTLQIINAGKQYHLPAKIHVNQFNAIGGVALSTKHNAVSVDHLEVITEEDITALKNSQTMPVALPSCSYFLSIPYTPARQLIDAGLPLALATDYNPGSTPSGNMNFVISTACIKMKMTPEEAINAATINGAFAMGISNEYGSITKGKKANLIITKAIPSYNYLPYSFGENNIETVIINGKIFA, from the coding sequence ATGTCTATATTAATTACAAATATTAAATCCTTAGTACAAGTTAGAGAAAATTGTCCGTCATTTTTAGCTGGTAAAGACATGAAAACAATACCTGTTATAGAAAATGCCTATGTATTAGTAGATAATGATACGATTGTAGATTATGGTAAAATGGATGACATTAATGGCTTAACAGCAGATCAAATAATAGATGCGACTGGTAGAATTGTTTTGCCAACTTGGTGCGATTCTCATACACATATCGTGTATGCTGGAAATAGAGAACAAGAATTTGTAGATAGAATAAATGGCTTGTCTTATGAGGAAATTGCAAATCGTGGTGGCGGAATTTTAAACAGCGCTAAAACGTTACAAAACACTTCTGAAGAAGATTTATACAATCAATCCATAAATCGACTGAAATCTGTAATAAAATTAGGTACAGGCGCAATAGAAATTAAATCTGGATATGGATTAACTACAGATGCAGAATTAAAAATGCTTCGTGTAATAAAGAAAATAAAACAAGATTTTCCTGTAAAAGTAAAAGCTACATTTTTAGGTGCACATGCTTTACCTTTAGAATTTAAAGACAATAAACAAGGTTATTTAGACTTGATTATTAATGAAATACTACCTAAAATAGCTAAGGAAAATTTAGCCGATTACATTGATGTTTTTTGCGAAAAAGGATATTTTGATTTAGAGGATACACTACAAATTATTAACGCTGGAAAGCAATATCATCTACCAGCAAAAATACATGTTAACCAATTTAATGCTATTGGCGGTGTTGCTTTATCTACAAAACACAACGCTGTAAGCGTAGATCATCTTGAAGTAATTACAGAAGAAGATATTACTGCTCTTAAAAATAGCCAAACAATGCCTGTTGCTTTACCGTCTTGTTCTTATTTTTTAAGTATACCATATACGCCTGCAAGACAACTTATTGATGCAGGTTTACCTCTTGCTTTGGCTACAGATTATAATCCTGGATCTACTCCAAGTGGTAATATGAATTTTGTAATTAGTACTGCTTGTATTAAAATGAAAATGACGCCTGAAGAAGCTATTAATGCAGCAACAATTAATGGCGCGTTTGCAATGGGTATTAGTAATGAATATGGAAGTATTACTAAAGGTAAAAAAGCAAATCTAATTATAACTAAAGCTATACCAAGTTATAATTATTTACCATATTCATTTGGAGAAAATAATATTGAAACTGTAATTATTAACGGTAAAATTTTTGCATAA
- a CDS encoding TonB-dependent receptor domain-containing protein, with translation MTQKLINSFILLFAALSFAQTKELTVTGKIVEDGSNFPLEYATVVFKDVNNPSSITGGITDANGNYNVNVSKGTYSISFEYIGFKTFTVNNKTINQNTDLGTTTLSVDAEALDEVEIVAEKTTVDIRLDKKIYNVGKDLTVRGGTVSDVLDNVPSVSVDVEGNVALRGNDNVRILINGKPSGLVGLNSTDALRQLPAESIEKVEVITSPSARYDAEGTGGILNIILKRSKLEGLNGAISTNVGYNPTAGINGNINFRTGNINIFNTTGFSYRESPGNSFTSTQYASSGNFLDETNDFERVRKGLTTNFGVEWYINDSASLTTSLVYGDRNNERNTLNLLEQFDSNRNLLSTTTRLDPELEDDKSIQYALNFQKNFKESGHVLTFDFQYEDNQEDENSLVQVDNVVSERVATLEDQNRILLQTDYVLPIGENSQFEAGYRGNFNNTATDYIVDTLNVNTNQFDTNRDLSNLLNFREYLNAVYTQYGSKFGKFSFLLGLRLENTQITIDQPTSGSFNKKNYTGLFPTVNLNYEITDRENITLGYARRLRRPRGFFLNPFPSRSSITNIFQGNPNLDPSYSGQFDLGYLKRWNKFTFNTSAYYSHATDGFSFVSFDTGETVNVNGEELAVINRTPINLATEDRYGFEFTLTYNPSKKWRINGNFNFFQNETKGTTPNGLSLDNTNNSWFARISNKYTLPGSIDWQTNINYRGPNADAQNESEGILSANLAFSKDLFNERASIALNVNDVFNSRIRKTETTTPTYNAYSEFQWRERSFNLSFTYRFNQQKKRAQRNDYGGDEEFEG, from the coding sequence ATGACTCAAAAATTAATTAATAGTTTTATACTATTATTCGCAGCGCTTTCCTTTGCGCAAACCAAAGAATTAACAGTTACAGGTAAAATAGTTGAAGACGGTTCTAATTTTCCTTTAGAATATGCAACCGTTGTATTTAAAGATGTAAATAATCCAAGTAGTATTACTGGTGGCATTACAGATGCTAATGGTAATTATAACGTTAATGTATCTAAAGGAACGTACTCTATTTCTTTTGAATATATTGGATTTAAAACCTTCACAGTTAATAATAAAACTATTAACCAAAATACAGATTTAGGCACTACTACTCTATCTGTAGATGCCGAAGCTTTAGATGAAGTAGAAATTGTTGCAGAAAAAACTACTGTAGACATTAGACTTGATAAAAAAATCTACAACGTAGGAAAAGACCTAACCGTAAGAGGCGGAACGGTAAGTGACGTTTTAGATAATGTTCCTTCTGTATCTGTAGATGTAGAAGGTAATGTAGCGTTAAGAGGTAACGATAATGTAAGAATATTAATTAATGGTAAACCATCTGGATTAGTTGGCTTAAATTCTACAGACGCTTTAAGACAATTACCTGCAGAATCTATAGAAAAAGTTGAAGTTATCACGTCGCCTTCTGCTAGATACGATGCTGAAGGTACTGGTGGAATTTTAAATATTATTTTAAAACGAAGCAAATTAGAAGGTCTTAATGGTGCAATTTCTACTAATGTTGGATATAATCCTACAGCTGGAATTAACGGTAACATTAATTTTAGAACAGGAAACATCAATATTTTTAATACTACAGGATTCAGTTACCGCGAAAGTCCAGGAAATTCATTTACATCTACTCAATACGCATCTTCTGGTAATTTTTTAGATGAAACCAATGATTTTGAAAGAGTTCGCAAAGGTTTAACTACAAACTTTGGCGTAGAATGGTACATTAACGATAGTGCATCTTTAACAACATCTTTAGTGTATGGAGACAGAAATAACGAACGTAATACACTAAATCTTTTAGAACAATTTGATAGCAATCGTAATTTATTATCAACAACTACACGTTTAGATCCAGAATTAGAAGATGATAAAAGCATACAATATGCTTTAAATTTTCAGAAAAACTTTAAAGAAAGTGGTCATGTATTAACGTTTGATTTTCAATATGAAGACAATCAAGAAGACGAAAACAGCTTAGTACAAGTTGACAATGTAGTTTCAGAACGTGTTGCTACATTAGAAGACCAAAATCGTATTTTACTTCAAACAGATTATGTATTACCAATTGGAGAGAATAGTCAATTTGAAGCTGGTTATAGAGGTAATTTTAACAATACTGCAACAGATTATATAGTAGACACTTTAAACGTAAACACTAATCAATTTGATACTAATAGAGATTTATCTAACTTATTAAATTTTAGAGAGTATTTAAATGCTGTTTACACACAATACGGTAGTAAATTTGGCAAGTTTTCGTTTTTATTAGGATTACGATTAGAAAACACTCAAATTACAATAGACCAACCAACATCGGGTAGTTTTAATAAGAAAAACTACACAGGACTGTTTCCTACAGTTAACTTAAATTACGAGATTACAGACAGAGAAAATATTACATTAGGTTATGCAAGACGTTTAAGAAGACCAAGAGGTTTCTTTTTAAATCCATTTCCTTCAAGATCTAGTATTACCAACATATTCCAAGGTAACCCAAATTTAGATCCAAGTTACTCTGGACAATTTGATTTAGGCTATTTAAAACGTTGGAATAAATTTACTTTTAATACATCTGCTTATTATTCTCATGCTACAGATGGTTTTAGCTTTGTAAGTTTTGATACAGGAGAAACTGTAAACGTAAATGGTGAAGAATTAGCAGTAATTAACAGAACACCAATTAACCTTGCTACCGAAGATCGTTATGGTTTTGAATTTACTTTAACCTACAATCCATCTAAAAAATGGAGAATAAACGGTAACTTTAATTTCTTTCAAAATGAAACTAAAGGAACAACTCCTAATGGATTATCATTAGATAATACAAACAATAGCTGGTTTGCAAGAATAAGCAATAAATACACGTTACCAGGAAGTATAGATTGGCAAACTAATATAAATTATAGAGGACCAAATGCAGATGCGCAAAACGAATCTGAAGGTATTTTATCTGCAAATTTAGCCTTTAGTAAAGATTTATTTAACGAGCGCGCATCTATAGCATTAAATGTAAATGATGTCTTTAATAGCCGAATTAGAAAAACTGAAACTACTACTCCAACCTACAATGCTTACAGCGAATTTCAATGGAGAGAACGTAGTTTTAATCTATCGTTCACTTACAGATTTAATCAGCAGAAAAAACGTGCACAACGTAATGATTATGGTGGTGATGAAGAATTTGAAGGCTAA
- a CDS encoding sensor histidine kinase: protein MKFNKTYILIILVIIVAGVFLNKLLVSNYQLEEKRIEDRLLKAHSDAVINSKSTIKVYAALVSSLRSHVKNSAQFPSELELQNYLKDLLKELNFKDSIIVNYIDKNHVFKYVITPHSIDDANLKGLSVKDFRSEKIIKELDMLMQHDKITLFDPINLREGWVGFPFNFSVKNNQDEVLGYMAPIINVKYLLDNFYNGPNNDKYIHKFIVNDSIDLTREVLYDGTTSYNKNRDAEYYKNYEVNDNQFVYSNVRLFNLNLKIGSAYKDRPKTSILLNVIGYFWYILISFLVLISFYQYRKNKTLNSELSQANLKILSKNKDLENNLTKIETLIKEIHHRVKNNMQMISGILTLQQEESEDKKVISALDQSKNRINSMALVHEKLYGSTSLKDVKIKDYITELIEFVEQTIADKNIILSKTLLVDDTLIFDAETTSYLGLIINELITNSYKHAFKINQENTLYLSITKEDEFYKLDYDDNGEGIPEDFDIENSESLGFQLMYILTDQLNGQLVNDHKNKSRFTIYFKQYHVN from the coding sequence ATGAAATTTAATAAAACATATATACTAATTATTCTTGTGATAATTGTTGCAGGAGTATTTTTAAATAAGTTGCTGGTTTCTAATTATCAATTAGAAGAGAAACGAATAGAGGATAGATTGTTAAAAGCACATTCAGATGCTGTTATTAACTCAAAATCTACTATAAAAGTTTATGCAGCGTTGGTGTCTTCTTTAAGAAGTCATGTAAAAAATTCGGCTCAATTTCCTTCAGAATTAGAGTTGCAAAACTATTTAAAAGATTTATTAAAGGAATTAAACTTTAAAGACTCGATTATTGTTAATTACATCGATAAAAATCATGTGTTTAAATATGTAATTACTCCTCATAGTATTGACGATGCTAACTTAAAAGGACTTTCTGTTAAAGATTTTAGAAGTGAAAAAATAATCAAAGAGCTTGATATGTTAATGCAACATGATAAAATTACTTTGTTTGATCCAATTAATTTAAGAGAAGGTTGGGTTGGATTTCCTTTTAATTTTTCTGTTAAAAATAATCAAGATGAAGTATTAGGTTATATGGCACCAATTATAAATGTTAAATACCTTTTAGATAACTTTTATAACGGTCCTAATAATGATAAATACATACATAAATTTATTGTTAATGATAGTATAGATTTAACTAGAGAAGTACTATATGATGGTACAACATCATATAATAAAAATAGAGATGCAGAATACTATAAGAATTATGAGGTTAACGACAATCAATTTGTGTACTCTAATGTTAGATTATTTAACCTTAACCTAAAAATAGGTAGTGCTTACAAGGATAGACCAAAAACAAGTATTTTACTAAATGTTATTGGTTATTTTTGGTATATATTAATTTCTTTTTTAGTGTTAATTTCCTTTTATCAATACAGAAAAAATAAAACTTTAAATAGTGAACTTAGTCAAGCTAATTTAAAAATTCTCTCTAAAAATAAAGACTTAGAAAATAACTTAACAAAGATAGAAACGCTTATTAAAGAGATACATCATAGGGTAAAAAATAATATGCAAATGATATCCGGTATTTTAACTTTACAACAAGAAGAATCTGAGGATAAAAAAGTAATATCTGCATTAGATCAAAGTAAAAATAGAATAAACTCTATGGCTTTGGTACACGAAAAACTTTATGGAAGTACATCTTTAAAAGACGTTAAAATAAAAGATTACATTACAGAATTAATTGAGTTTGTAGAACAAACTATTGCCGATAAAAACATTATTTTAAGTAAAACATTATTGGTAGATGACACCTTAATTTTTGATGCCGAAACGACATCTTACTTAGGATTAATTATAAACGAATTAATTACAAATTCTTACAAACATGCCTTTAAAATTAATCAAGAAAACACGCTTTATCTAAGCATAACTAAAGAAGATGAGTTTTATAAATTGGATTATGATGATAATGGCGAAGGTATTCCTGAAGATTTTGATATAGAAAATTCAGAATCTTTAGGATTTCAATTAATGTATATTTTAACAGATCAACTAAATGGTCAATTGGTTAATGACCACAAAAATAAAAGCAGATTTACTATTTATTTTAAGCAATATCATGTCAACTAA
- a CDS encoding Crp/Fnr family transcriptional regulator, which yields MFEKKESYSLEDVMSRVRTFSEISDESFAEIVEVSKVKSVKSGIVLDDVGVVPTKIYVILKGYCRSYFRLENGKEITKTFFKPLDIFASFNALINQVKSDCLYETLTDCELFELDYFDYLKLRDKNCDLFRFHSHFMEYLICQNDVKHKELLSMNATQRYLSLRKQIPNIDNLIPQYQIASYLSITPVQLSRIRAKL from the coding sequence ATGTTTGAAAAAAAAGAATCTTATAGTCTAGAAGATGTAATGTCTAGAGTACGAACTTTTTCTGAAATTTCTGATGAATCTTTTGCTGAAATTGTAGAAGTTTCTAAAGTTAAATCGGTAAAATCTGGAATTGTATTAGACGATGTTGGAGTAGTACCTACTAAAATTTACGTTATTTTAAAAGGGTATTGCAGATCCTATTTTAGACTAGAAAATGGTAAAGAAATTACCAAAACATTTTTTAAACCCTTAGATATATTTGCTTCCTTTAATGCTTTAATTAATCAGGTTAAATCAGATTGTCTTTATGAAACCTTAACCGATTGTGAGCTTTTTGAGTTAGATTATTTTGATTATTTAAAACTTAGAGATAAAAATTGTGATTTGTTTAGATTTCATTCTCATTTTATGGAATATCTAATTTGTCAGAATGATGTGAAGCATAAAGAATTATTAAGTATGAATGCTACGCAACGTTATTTAAGTTTGCGTAAACAAATACCTAATATTGATAATTTGATACCACAATACCAAATTGCATCTTACTTAAGTATAACACCAGTACAGTTAAGCAGGATTAGAGCCAAGTTATAA